The following proteins are encoded in a genomic region of Bacillus sp. FJAT-22090:
- the groES gene encoding co-chaperone GroES, which translates to MLRPLGDRIVIELIEAEEKTASGIVLPDSAKEKPQEGKVVAVGTGRVLENGTRVELDVKDGDRIIFSKYAGTEVKYENNEYLILRESDVLAVIG; encoded by the coding sequence TTGTTAAGACCATTAGGTGATCGTATCGTAATCGAATTAATCGAAGCTGAAGAAAAAACAGCATCTGGCATCGTACTTCCAGACTCTGCTAAAGAGAAGCCACAAGAAGGAAAAGTTGTTGCTGTAGGTACTGGACGAGTACTTGAAAACGGAACTCGCGTTGAGTTAGACGTGAAAGATGGGGACCGTATCATCTTCTCTAAATATGCAGGAACAGAAGTGAAATATGAAAACAACGAATATTTAATATTACGCGAAAGCGATGTACTAGCTGTAATCGGCTAA
- the groL gene encoding chaperonin GroEL (60 kDa chaperone family; promotes refolding of misfolded polypeptides especially under stressful conditions; forms two stacked rings of heptamers to form a barrel-shaped 14mer; ends can be capped by GroES; misfolded proteins enter the barrel where they are refolded when GroES binds) yields MAKEIKFSEDARSAMLRGVDKLADAVKVTLGPKGRNVVLEKKFGSPLITNDGVTIAKDIELEDAFENMGAKLVAEVASKTNDIAGDGTTTATVLAQSMIREGLKNVTAGANPVGIRKGIDLAVAAAVTELKAISKEIEGKESIAQVAAISSGDNEVGELIAEAMERVGNDGVITIEESKGFTTELDVVEGMQFDRGYTSAYMATNTDKMEAVLDNPYILITDKKISSIQEILPVLEQVVQQGKPLLLISEDIEGEALATLVVNKLRGTFNAVAVKAPGFGDRRKAMLEDIAILTGAEVITEDLGLDLKSANISQLGRASKVVVTKDNTTIVEGNGESERIASRVAQIRSQLEETTSEFDKEKLQERLAKLAGGVAVVKVGAATETELKERKLRIEDALNATRAAVEEGIVSGGGTALVNVYNKVAELAETKEGDVATGLRIVLRALEEPVRQIANNAGLEGSIVVDRLKREEIGTGFNAATGEWVNMMDAGIVDPTKVTRSALQNAASVASLFLTTEAVVADIPEPAAGGMGMPDMGGMGGMM; encoded by the coding sequence ATGGCAAAAGAAATTAAGTTCAGTGAAGACGCTCGTAGTGCAATGCTACGTGGAGTAGATAAACTTGCAGATGCTGTAAAAGTAACACTTGGACCAAAAGGACGTAACGTAGTTCTTGAGAAAAAATTCGGTTCACCACTTATTACAAACGATGGTGTAACAATTGCTAAAGATATCGAACTAGAAGATGCATTTGAAAACATGGGTGCTAAATTAGTTGCTGAAGTTGCATCTAAAACAAATGATATTGCTGGAGATGGTACTACAACTGCTACTGTTTTAGCACAATCTATGATTCGTGAAGGATTGAAAAACGTAACAGCTGGAGCTAATCCAGTAGGTATCCGTAAAGGTATCGACCTTGCAGTTGCAGCAGCAGTTACTGAATTAAAAGCAATCTCAAAAGAAATCGAAGGCAAAGAGTCTATCGCTCAAGTTGCTGCTATTTCTTCTGGTGATAATGAAGTAGGCGAATTAATCGCTGAAGCTATGGAACGCGTTGGTAACGACGGTGTTATTACAATCGAAGAATCTAAAGGATTCACTACAGAGCTTGACGTGGTAGAAGGTATGCAATTCGATCGCGGATACACTTCTGCGTATATGGCAACAAATACAGATAAAATGGAAGCAGTGCTTGATAATCCATATATCTTAATTACAGATAAAAAAATCTCTAGTATTCAAGAAATTCTTCCAGTACTTGAGCAAGTAGTACAACAAGGTAAACCTCTATTATTAATCTCTGAAGATATTGAGGGAGAAGCTTTGGCTACTCTAGTTGTTAACAAACTTCGTGGAACATTCAATGCTGTAGCTGTAAAAGCTCCAGGGTTTGGTGACCGTCGTAAAGCAATGCTAGAAGATATCGCTATCCTAACTGGTGCTGAAGTTATTACAGAAGACTTAGGATTAGACTTAAAATCAGCTAACATTTCGCAACTTGGACGCGCTTCTAAAGTTGTCGTAACAAAAGACAACACAACGATCGTTGAAGGTAACGGGGAATCAGAACGCATCGCTAGTCGTGTAGCTCAAATCCGTTCACAATTAGAAGAAACAACTTCTGAGTTTGACAAAGAAAAACTACAAGAACGCCTTGCTAAACTTGCTGGTGGTGTAGCGGTTGTTAAAGTTGGAGCAGCAACAGAAACGGAACTAAAAGAACGCAAACTTCGTATTGAAGATGCTCTAAACGCAACTCGTGCAGCTGTAGAAGAAGGTATCGTATCTGGTGGTGGTACTGCACTAGTGAACGTATACAACAAAGTAGCTGAATTAGCAGAAACAAAAGAAGGCGACGTAGCAACTGGACTAAGAATCGTACTACGTGCATTAGAAGAACCAGTTCGTCAAATCGCAAACAACGCTGGTCTTGAGGGATCAATCGTTGTGGATCGTTTAAAACGCGAAGAAATCGGTACTGGTTTCAACGCAGCAACAGGCGAATGGGTAAACATGATGGATGCTGGTATCGTAGATCCAACAAAAGTAACTCGTTCAGCACTTCAAAACGCTGCATCTGTAGCTTCACTATTCTTAACTACAGAAGCAGTAGTAGCAGACATCCCAGAACCAGCAGCTGGTGGAATGGGAATGCCTGATATGGGTGGAATGGGCGGCATGATGTAA
- a CDS encoding SF0329 family protein has protein sequence MAWSKLKQNLESFLCPALYGRVEYLATSYRYLPDKAGLCYIAVDKKNVLNMSDKTTFIRWYQTELEIKNDSDIQIPINNEEIEAVRKETKGIVPEDRLQVIARSRKLSEYAKALLSAQSSLSKSNFIVVANKFLSTSIEESIESNDILLNILALVDRRVGKKRILNMSEKMKLKHPIVQYFYELRLSTL, from the coding sequence ATGGCCTGGAGCAAATTGAAGCAAAATCTAGAGAGCTTTCTCTGTCCTGCATTATATGGAAGAGTTGAATACCTTGCAACCAGCTACCGTTATTTACCTGATAAAGCAGGACTTTGTTATATTGCGGTAGATAAAAAGAATGTACTTAATATGAGTGATAAAACTACCTTTATCAGATGGTATCAGACGGAGCTGGAAATTAAGAATGATTCAGATATCCAAATTCCTATCAACAATGAAGAAATTGAAGCGGTAAGAAAAGAAACCAAGGGGATAGTTCCGGAGGATCGTCTACAAGTAATTGCAAGGAGTAGAAAATTATCAGAATATGCAAAGGCGCTTTTGTCAGCGCAGTCATCATTAAGTAAATCAAATTTTATCGTTGTAGCTAATAAGTTTTTATCCACTTCTATAGAGGAAAGCATAGAGAGCAATGATATCCTATTGAATATTCTAGCTTTGGTGGACAGACGGGTTGGGAAAAAACGAATTTTAAACATGAGTGAGAAGATGAAGTTAAAGCATCCAATTGTGCAGTATTTTTATGAACTACGGCTTAGTACGTTATGA
- a CDS encoding aromatic acid exporter family protein: MIGMGYRTIKTAVGAGLAIWIASLLDLEFATFAAIIVIMCIEKTKKKTLITIKDKFFASLLSLILGGLFFEVLGYYPIVFSLFILLFVPILVRAHIQGGFVTSMVVVLHVYTVKDANWAMFLNELYIILIGMGIALLVNSFMPSFKRDIEIFKKEIEQKFEILLFELSAHLRDNMRSWDGKEILEVEDLINQSKSIAIQDVENHLLRKQNIDYYYLEMREDQLELLKHMMKIVAIFSSSSLDVKQKEMFAEFLENLSRNVHSGDTTDISLNELEELNALISKMELPKTREEFEIRANLFYLIFEMKNYLNIKKKLFAKRSR, from the coding sequence ATGATTGGTATGGGCTATCGGACGATAAAGACTGCTGTAGGAGCAGGGCTGGCAATTTGGATTGCGAGTTTATTGGATTTGGAATTTGCAACATTTGCAGCAATTATTGTTATTATGTGTATCGAGAAAACGAAGAAAAAGACATTAATTACAATTAAGGATAAATTCTTTGCCTCTCTTTTATCTTTGATTCTTGGTGGTTTGTTCTTTGAAGTATTAGGTTATTATCCCATTGTCTTTTCCTTATTTATTTTATTATTTGTTCCAATCCTCGTAAGAGCTCACATCCAGGGTGGTTTTGTCACAAGTATGGTTGTCGTATTACATGTTTATACGGTAAAGGATGCTAACTGGGCTATGTTTCTGAACGAGCTCTATATTATTTTAATCGGTATGGGAATTGCTCTTCTCGTCAATAGTTTCATGCCAAGCTTCAAGCGGGACATTGAAATCTTTAAGAAGGAGATTGAACAAAAGTTTGAAATTCTTCTCTTTGAACTCTCTGCCCATTTAAGGGATAATATGCGAAGCTGGGATGGGAAAGAAATACTTGAGGTAGAAGATTTGATTAATCAATCCAAAAGCATTGCCATTCAAGATGTAGAAAATCATCTGTTGCGAAAACAAAATATAGATTATTATTATCTGGAAATGCGAGAGGATCAACTGGAACTCCTAAAACATATGATGAAAATCGTTGCTATTTTCTCTTCATCCAGCCTAGACGTCAAACAGAAAGAAATGTTTGCGGAGTTCTTGGAGAATTTAAGTCGGAATGTTCATTCGGGAGATACAACGGACATTTCATTAAATGAGTTAGAGGAATTAAATGCCTTGATCAGCAAGATGGAGTTGCCAAAGACAAGAGAAGAATTTGAAATACGGGCGAATCTATTTTATTTGATTTTTGAAATGAAAAACTACTTAAACATAAAGAAAAAACTTTTTGCCAAAAGAAGTCGATAA
- a CDS encoding DUF1540 domain-containing protein, which yields MPIVEVNCSVANCVFHAEGNICGADQIKIDIDSQSKYDSEFAQEFDFFNRTEEAINSADTCCKTFKPKNK from the coding sequence ATGCCGATTGTAGAAGTTAACTGTTCTGTAGCAAATTGTGTATTTCATGCGGAAGGAAATATTTGCGGAGCTGATCAAATCAAAATAGATATTGATTCCCAGTCAAAGTACGACTCAGAGTTTGCTCAGGAATTCGACTTTTTCAACCGTACAGAAGAAGCAATCAATTCTGCAGATACTTGCTGTAAAACATTTAAACCAAAAAACAAATAA
- a CDS encoding GNAT family N-acetyltransferase, protein MKVKIVQTKEELDTAFDIRIKVFVHEQHVPMEEEIDEFENDSVHFLLYDAENSIGTGRFRIVNGIGKVERICVLSDKRKRGSGKCIMQGIEEYARRQNINKLMLHGQTHAEKFYTHLGYKTVSDVFFEAGIPHVVMEKEII, encoded by the coding sequence TTGAAAGTGAAGATTGTCCAAACTAAAGAAGAACTAGACACGGCTTTTGATATTCGGATAAAAGTTTTTGTCCATGAACAACATGTACCGATGGAAGAAGAAATAGATGAGTTCGAAAATGATTCAGTTCATTTTCTACTATACGATGCTGAAAACTCGATAGGAACTGGTCGGTTCCGTATAGTAAACGGTATAGGTAAGGTGGAACGTATTTGTGTTTTATCTGATAAGCGAAAACGCGGTAGTGGTAAATGTATAATGCAAGGAATCGAAGAATACGCTAGACGACAAAATATAAATAAATTAATGCTGCATGGTCAAACGCATGCTGAAAAATTTTATACTCATTTAGGGTATAAGACAGTTTCGGACGTCTTCTTTGAAGCAGGCATTCCACATGTTGTAATGGAAAAAGAAATTATTTAA
- a CDS encoding DUF2512 family protein, translating into MDHLKALGIKFVMIAAVLLIILTLLFDVPFMDTIWTSLILTIFAYVLGDFILFRLAPKRLRNIMATITDLIISFLVIWYMLIALTDANENLAVGAIISAIVIALGELFYHKYLDRTVFVGKHISKLDEVKIRLGIIMCPIDSRVK; encoded by the coding sequence ATGGATCATTTAAAAGCACTCGGTATCAAATTTGTTATGATTGCAGCGGTTCTTTTAATTATATTAACCCTGTTATTCGATGTTCCTTTCATGGATACCATTTGGACTAGTTTAATTTTAACCATTTTCGCATATGTATTGGGTGATTTTATTCTCTTTAGATTGGCTCCAAAGCGATTGCGTAATATTATGGCTACTATTACTGATTTAATCATAAGCTTCCTTGTCATTTGGTATATGTTAATTGCTCTAACAGATGCTAATGAGAATCTAGCAGTTGGTGCTATCATATCTGCAATTGTTATAGCTTTGGGAGAATTGTTTTACCATAAATACCTTGATCGAACAGTTTTCGTGGGAAAACATATATCAAAGTTGGATGAGGTTAAAATTAGATTGGGGATTATAATGTGCCCGATTGACTCTCGTGTTAAATGA
- a CDS encoding endonuclease MutS2 yields the protein MNMMTYEKLQYDELKEMVKSHCVSSLGKELLDKLQPSTNIKVVQNRLNETTEARKLLDAESHLPLKGVSNINLQMEKLEKGMILSPSELVAISDFLRGCRTIKKFMLDKEFFAPVLHSYSHSMMEFRDIEENINYSIKGNRVDSEASKELKRIRNQIDKVEDKIEERLNKFLKSSANKEYIQEFFISKKDDRFTIPIKASYKNQVAGTIVEMSSKGSTVFIEPAAISKLNAELAVLKAEESIEEYQILATLSGSVLEENRQININIELIGQYDMIFAKAKFSKRMDGIEPRLNNHGYIKLTNCKHPLLSGNIVPLDFEIGKGYRSLIITGPNAGGKTVVLKTIGILTLAVMSGFHISADEGTEIAVFDHLYVDIGDNQSIENSLSTFSSHMKNISEIMSASTNNTLLLFDEIGSGTEPNEGAALAIAILEEFYQMGCITVATTHYGEIKRYSEIHSDFINAAMQFNSEALEPMYKLLIGKSGDSNALWISKKMNLREKVLQKAQHYIENKNYDLERVRDNKVKKPVQITTREEHTYEFEIGDRVKIMEQNDSGIVFEKKDNFNNVLVFYNNEIIKVNTKRIELEVKATELYPEGYDVSTLFISYKERKFQHDMERGSKKALKKVSKEIKKGQSEC from the coding sequence ATGAATATGATGACATATGAAAAATTACAATATGACGAATTAAAGGAAATGGTGAAATCACACTGTGTCAGTAGTTTAGGCAAGGAATTACTTGATAAGCTTCAACCAAGCACGAATATTAAGGTGGTACAAAACAGGTTAAATGAAACGACAGAGGCAAGAAAGCTATTGGATGCTGAAAGTCATCTTCCCTTAAAAGGTGTTTCCAATATAAACTTGCAAATGGAAAAGCTTGAAAAGGGAATGATTTTAAGTCCTTCTGAGTTAGTTGCTATATCTGACTTCTTGAGAGGATGTAGAACGATAAAGAAGTTTATGTTGGATAAGGAGTTTTTTGCTCCAGTTCTCCATTCTTATTCTCATTCCATGATGGAATTTAGAGATATCGAAGAAAACATTAATTATTCTATAAAAGGGAATAGAGTAGATTCGGAAGCGAGTAAAGAATTGAAACGAATTCGAAATCAAATAGATAAAGTCGAAGATAAAATTGAAGAAAGGTTAAATAAGTTTTTGAAGAGTAGTGCTAATAAAGAGTATATTCAAGAATTTTTTATAAGCAAAAAGGATGATCGTTTTACAATTCCTATAAAAGCTTCCTATAAAAATCAGGTAGCTGGTACAATCGTTGAAATGTCTTCCAAAGGATCTACGGTGTTTATTGAACCTGCTGCAATTTCAAAACTAAATGCAGAATTGGCTGTGCTTAAAGCAGAGGAGTCTATAGAGGAGTACCAAATTTTAGCGACTCTTTCAGGTAGTGTTTTAGAGGAAAATAGACAAATAAACATCAATATTGAACTGATTGGTCAGTATGACATGATTTTTGCGAAGGCGAAGTTTAGTAAAAGAATGGATGGAATCGAGCCGAGGTTAAATAATCATGGATATATTAAACTGACGAATTGTAAGCATCCGCTTTTGTCTGGAAATATTGTGCCGTTAGATTTCGAGATAGGAAAAGGTTATCGTAGCCTAATTATCACAGGGCCAAATGCTGGTGGAAAAACTGTCGTTTTGAAAACGATTGGAATATTAACATTAGCTGTCATGTCAGGATTTCATATTTCGGCCGATGAAGGTACAGAAATAGCAGTGTTTGATCATCTTTATGTAGATATTGGTGACAATCAAAGCATTGAAAACTCCCTTAGTACTTTTTCATCTCATATGAAAAATATCTCAGAGATTATGAGTGCGTCCACGAATAACACGCTACTACTTTTTGATGAAATTGGAAGTGGGACCGAACCGAATGAAGGAGCCGCACTAGCCATTGCTATCCTGGAGGAATTTTATCAAATGGGGTGTATTACAGTGGCTACCACTCATTACGGAGAAATAAAACGCTATTCGGAAATTCATAGTGACTTCATAAATGCAGCAATGCAATTTAACAGTGAAGCGTTAGAGCCGATGTATAAGCTTTTAATAGGTAAGTCAGGAGATAGTAACGCGCTTTGGATTTCAAAGAAAATGAATTTACGTGAAAAGGTACTGCAAAAAGCACAGCACTATATTGAAAATAAAAATTATGATTTAGAACGGGTAAGAGACAATAAAGTTAAAAAGCCGGTACAAATCACAACTAGGGAAGAGCACACTTATGAATTTGAAATAGGGGACAGAGTAAAAATAATGGAACAGAACGATTCGGGAATTGTGTTTGAGAAAAAGGACAATTTCAATAATGTATTAGTGTTCTATAATAATGAAATTATAAAGGTGAATACAAAAAGAATAGAGCTTGAAGTAAAAGCTACAGAGCTTTATCCAGAAGGATATGATGTCAGTACTTTATTTATAAGTTACAAAGAACGGAAATTCCAACATGACATGGAAAGAGGATCTAAAAAAGCGTTGAAGAAAGTTTCTAAAGAAATAAAGAAAGGGCAAAGTGAATGCTGA
- a CDS encoding small acid-soluble spore protein H — protein MNAQRAEEIVFSPDMINVTYNGENIYIEHVDKQNGKATIHSLDEPENKQSVSVTSLMEQ, from the coding sequence ATGAATGCACAACGCGCAGAAGAAATTGTTTTTTCGCCTGATATGATTAATGTAACCTATAACGGTGAAAATATTTATATTGAACATGTAGACAAACAAAATGGAAAAGCGACAATCCATTCCCTTGATGAACCAGAAAATAAACAAAGTGTTTCTGTCACAAGCTTAATGGAACAGTAA
- a CDS encoding DUF5667 domain-containing protein, with the protein MSNFKGNLQKTLLAFMFVAFIVFLVGVSPSFAETNDSTTTVEDDSEVESGVTDDTNDTEEPALLPGDFFYFLKSLQESVQLAFTFDDMKEAELLSALAEERILEATALFEQGDEEKAIEILQLAIDQQDEALDKYKESVEQDNPDEVTNEDDPAVEDDATGEESEVDSAYADLEAKFSSNLLALQAALEKVENTKAKEALAKNVVKAEERLAKKIEKKLAKLEKEKEETSEEEATESEEPIEEVESDDAVADENTTDSKEEVPLEEENEVQKESTEQPVTASAVMVPKVTDTKTPAAPKVQDASSKAEEKKQEAAKKVEEAKLKAEEVAKKAEEEKVKAEAKQKEAVAKVEAKQKEVAAKVEAQQKEAAAKAEAKQKEAALKAEETKAKAEAKQKEAAAKVEEEASNAAAKKQEAEAKQQGNNDKEKSNNGKKDKVE; encoded by the coding sequence ATGTCCAATTTTAAAGGGAATTTGCAAAAAACACTGCTTGCATTTATGTTTGTTGCTTTCATTGTATTTCTTGTAGGTGTTAGTCCTTCATTTGCAGAAACGAATGATTCCACGACAACAGTAGAGGATGACTCAGAAGTGGAATCTGGAGTTACGGATGATACAAATGATACGGAAGAACCTGCATTATTACCCGGTGATTTTTTCTATTTTCTTAAATCATTGCAAGAAAGTGTTCAATTGGCTTTCACATTCGATGACATGAAAGAAGCAGAATTGCTTAGCGCATTAGCGGAAGAGCGAATTCTAGAAGCGACAGCATTATTTGAACAAGGTGATGAAGAGAAAGCAATTGAAATACTACAACTAGCGATTGACCAACAAGACGAGGCATTAGATAAGTATAAAGAAAGTGTAGAACAAGACAATCCGGATGAAGTTACTAATGAAGATGATCCTGCTGTTGAAGATGATGCAACGGGAGAAGAATCCGAAGTAGATTCGGCTTATGCTGATTTAGAAGCAAAATTCTCATCAAATCTTCTTGCTTTACAAGCAGCATTAGAAAAAGTAGAAAATACAAAAGCTAAAGAAGCACTTGCTAAAAATGTTGTAAAAGCTGAAGAAAGATTGGCTAAAAAGATAGAGAAAAAACTAGCTAAGCTTGAAAAAGAGAAAGAAGAAACTTCAGAGGAAGAAGCCACTGAATCTGAGGAACCGATAGAAGAAGTAGAATCAGATGATGCTGTTGCGGATGAAAACACAACAGATTCAAAAGAAGAAGTACCTCTAGAAGAGGAAAATGAAGTACAAAAAGAATCTACGGAACAACCAGTAACTGCTTCAGCGGTTATGGTACCTAAAGTTACAGATACTAAGACACCAGCTGCACCAAAAGTACAAGATGCATCTTCGAAAGCTGAGGAGAAAAAACAAGAGGCCGCTAAAAAAGTGGAAGAAGCAAAATTAAAAGCCGAAGAAGTAGCTAAAAAAGCTGAAGAAGAGAAAGTAAAAGCAGAAGCTAAACAAAAAGAAGCAGTAGCGAAAGTAGAAGCTAAGCAAAAAGAAGTAGCAGCGAAAGTAGAGGCTCAACAAAAAGAAGCAGCAGCAAAAGCAGAAGCTAAACAAAAGGAAGCCGCGCTTAAAGCTGAAGAAACGAAAGCAAAAGCTGAGGCTAAACAAAAAGAAGCAGCAGCGAAAGTTGAAGAAGAGGCTTCAAATGCTGCAGCAAAGAAACAAGAAGCAGAGGCTAAACAACAAGGAAATAACGACAAGGAAAAATCGAATAACGGGAAAAAAGACAAAGTGGAGTAA
- a CDS encoding SA1320 family protein, with amino-acid sequence MTIINNVTRPNTNDRDLVELAGYHAYQKYEVNDILQVNGKEFYVIHTLYDTSSGLDALTIQNFETKELSVVFVGSEQLDKDWIGTNTKLLSDVPPAQIHDAKAYFQQMNNKYGDISSVSGNSLAGALTNAVAIENPQVKAVTLNPAILPSGMVDPTKDYTNITNYYSKYDFLTGTEESIGMGDRIPGNKYGINNGIPMFSMLGSNHTGYVEADTEGNFKIEIGIKDEPGHGFIYVGADDHIVTSIWTGSPLYSGQTEKILINKENMLLLSDGIRDHVKGRITNVRDYIGNSVSIVSDESARFNQRVTRLQETFQYMFEELAGDPVFNGIAKTGMIIKECIDELILLLNSAEARCRVLNSILNSKPAEIIEFIFSIDIDVEGLFAPAKAYLHQLKVDVDNLVANAQNIVQHDIPKLFEGGKDLFVDAVVGELNAHYNIVNENKDKVYKQLNAYETQVHDIAISFHNKDRNLASSIHSGSTLEDGVDSVQNTEVFTIESSSYVVVGMKIKEIQVELAHNHMNAIGISILTPILLGLEALLFLIETALSAIIIAVKAALNVGLYGNPVSLLISLFTNYEERVRRAVQSALEPLEEMEVTVEGLRKGFGRMIANLPEMLNNFKPYIDTAIFEPGKYENVRLYNVSALAVLDEMELLFNDIIYQLSDEKANAIEATLEISQNVLGNIQILKEQVHRVTL; translated from the coding sequence ATGACTATTATAAATAACGTAACTCGTCCGAATACGAATGACAGAGATTTAGTGGAGCTAGCAGGTTATCATGCATATCAAAAATACGAAGTTAATGATATCCTACAAGTTAATGGAAAAGAATTTTATGTTATTCATACACTTTACGATACATCCTCCGGGCTAGATGCATTAACCATTCAAAATTTTGAAACGAAAGAGCTATCCGTTGTATTTGTCGGGAGCGAACAACTTGACAAAGACTGGATTGGGACTAATACAAAGCTGTTAAGCGACGTTCCCCCCGCTCAAATTCATGATGCAAAAGCTTATTTTCAGCAGATGAACAATAAATATGGGGACATTTCTTCTGTCTCAGGAAATTCACTTGCTGGTGCTTTAACGAACGCTGTAGCCATCGAAAATCCTCAAGTAAAAGCCGTGACGTTAAATCCTGCAATACTTCCATCTGGTATGGTCGATCCTACTAAAGATTATACCAACATTACAAATTACTATAGTAAGTATGATTTTCTAACTGGTACAGAAGAGTCTATTGGAATGGGAGATCGAATTCCAGGCAATAAATACGGAATAAACAATGGAATACCAATGTTCTCAATGCTAGGGTCCAATCATACTGGCTACGTAGAAGCAGATACAGAAGGAAATTTTAAAATAGAAATAGGCATAAAAGATGAGCCTGGACATGGATTTATTTACGTAGGAGCTGATGATCATATTGTAACTAGTATATGGACCGGTTCTCCTTTGTATAGTGGACAGACTGAAAAGATTCTAATAAACAAGGAAAATATGCTGTTGCTTTCCGATGGAATCAGGGATCATGTAAAAGGCCGTATCACTAATGTCAGAGATTATATCGGAAATTCTGTAAGCATAGTCTCGGATGAAAGTGCTCGATTTAATCAACGAGTTACGAGGCTGCAGGAAACTTTTCAATATATGTTTGAAGAGCTTGCTGGCGATCCGGTATTTAATGGTATTGCTAAAACAGGAATGATTATTAAAGAGTGCATAGATGAGCTTATATTACTTCTAAATTCAGCAGAGGCTAGGTGTAGAGTTCTGAATAGCATTTTAAACTCAAAGCCAGCAGAAATAATTGAATTTATCTTTTCGATTGATATAGATGTTGAAGGCCTCTTCGCTCCTGCAAAAGCATATTTACATCAGTTAAAAGTAGATGTTGATAACTTAGTGGCAAACGCACAGAACATTGTTCAGCATGATATTCCCAAGTTATTTGAAGGAGGGAAAGACCTCTTTGTAGATGCGGTTGTAGGGGAACTAAACGCTCACTATAACATCGTCAATGAAAATAAGGATAAAGTATATAAACAATTAAATGCTTACGAGACTCAGGTTCATGACATAGCAATTTCTTTTCACAACAAAGACCGTAATTTGGCAAGTTCTATTCATTCAGGTTCTACTTTAGAAGATGGCGTAGATTCCGTGCAAAATACAGAAGTTTTTACGATTGAGTCTTCTTCCTATGTAGTAGTTGGAATGAAAATAAAAGAAATTCAAGTGGAGCTAGCCCATAATCATATGAATGCAATCGGAATATCCATATTAACTCCAATACTATTGGGCTTAGAAGCATTGCTATTTTTAATAGAAACTGCATTGTCAGCAATTATTATCGCAGTTAAGGCTGCTTTAAACGTCGGTTTGTATGGAAACCCTGTAAGCTTACTCATTAGTTTGTTTACTAATTACGAGGAAAGAGTTAGAAGAGCTGTTCAAAGTGCGTTAGAACCTCTTGAGGAGATGGAAGTAACTGTGGAAGGTCTCCGAAAAGGTTTTGGTAGAATGATTGCGAATCTTCCTGAAATGCTGAATAATTTTAAACCATATATCGATACAGCCATTTTTGAACCTGGGAAATATGAAAATGTACGACTATATAATGTCTCTGCTTTAGCTGTACTAGATGAGATGGAACTTCTATTTAACGACATTATCTACCAATTATCTGACGAAAAAGCTAATGCAATTGAAGCTACATTAGAAATCTCACAGAACGTACTTGGAAATATACAGATTTTAAAAGAACAGGTGCATCGTGTAACACTATAG